From a region of the Primulina eburnea isolate SZY01 chromosome 7, ASM2296580v1, whole genome shotgun sequence genome:
- the LOC140836928 gene encoding uncharacterized protein, whose translation MQSAEHLVLDLCNPDLRENALLELSKKRELFQDLAPLLWNSFGTVAALLQEIVSIYPVLSPPNLTPAQSNRVCNALALLQCVASHPDTRMLFLNAHIPLYLYPFLNTTSKSRPFEYLRLTSLGVIGALVKVDETEVISFLLSTEIIPLCLRTMEMGSELSKTVATFIVQKILLDDVGLEYICTTAERFYAVGRVLGNMVTVLAEQPSSRLLKHIIRCYLRLSDNPRACDALRSCLPDLLRDATFSSCLREDPTTRRWLQQLIINVQGPRVAMQTAGGFDHMMVN comes from the exons AAAAGAGAACTATTTCAAGATTTGGCGCCGTTGCTGTGGAATTCCTTCGGAACAGTTGCTGCTCTTTTGCAG GAAATAGTCTCAATTTATCCGGTCTTATCACCACCAAACCTGACTCCTGCACAATCGAACAGAGTTTGCAATGCACTCGCTCTTCTTCAG TGCGTGGCATCACACCCGGATACAAGAATGCTATTCCTTAATG CTCACATTCCTCTGTACTTGTACCCTTTCCTTAATACAACCAGCAAATCAAGGCCCTTTGAGTACTTGAGGCTTACAAGTCTTGGTGTCATCGGTGCTTTGGTAAAG GTTGATGAGACAGAAGTTATCAGTTTCCTTCTCTCTACTGAGATCATACCCTTGTGCTTGCGCACAATGGAGATGGGAAGTGAATTGTCCAAAACA GTGGCAACATTTATTGTGCAGAAGATTTTACTGGATGATGTTGGCTTAGAGTATATATGTACCACTGCAGAGCGGTTCTATGCTGTAGGTCGCGTTCTGGGCAACATGGTCACAGTGCTTGCTGAACAGCCTTCTTCCCGCCTTTTAAAGCACATTATCAGATGCTACCTTCGGTTGTCAGATAATCCAAG AGCGTGTGATGCCCTGAGAAGCTGTCTACCCGACCTGCTTAGAGATGCAACATTTAGTAGCTGCCTACGT GAAGATCCAACCACAAGGAGGTGGTTACAACAATTGATAATAAATGTGCAAGGACCTCGGGTCGCAATGCAAACTGCAGGTGGATTCGATCATATGATGGTAAACTAA